Proteins from one Oncorhynchus tshawytscha isolate Ot180627B linkage group LG16, Otsh_v2.0, whole genome shotgun sequence genomic window:
- the LOC112216223 gene encoding tubulin alpha-8 chain isoform X2, producing MYRQLYHPEQLISGKEDAANNYARGHYTVGKEIIDGVLERIRKMTDQCTGLQGFLIFHSFGGGTGSGFTSLLMERLSVDYGKKSKLEFAIYPAPQVSTAVVEPYNSILTTHTTLDHSDCAFMVDNEAIYDICRRNLDVERPSYTNLNRLIGQIVSSITASLRFDGALNVDLTEFQTNLVPFPRIHFPLVTYAPIISAEKAYHEQLTVSEITTACFEPSNQMVKCDPRHGMYMACCMLYRGDVVPKDVNAAIQNIKTKRSIQFVEWCPTGFKVGINYQPPTAVPGGDLAKVQRAVCMLSNTTAIAEAWARLDHKFDLMYAKRAFVHWYVGEGMEEGEFSEAREDLACLEKDYEELGRTSTESDDDEAGEEY from the exons TACACCGTGGGGAAGGAGATCATTGACGGGGTCCTGGAGCGTATCCGTAAAATG ACTGACCAGTGCACAGGACTGCAAGGATTCCTCATCTTCCACAGCTTCGGAGGAGGCACCGGCTCTGGTTTCACCTCTCTGCTGATGGAGCGCCTGTCTGTTGACTACGGCAAGAAGTCCAAGCTGGAGTTTGCCATCTACCCAGCTCCCCAAGTGTCCACAGCTGTGGTGGAGCCATATAATTCCATTCTGACCACCCACACCACCCTGGATCACTCTGACTGTGCCTTCATGGTGGACAATGAGGCCATCTATGACATCTGTCGCCGCAACCTGGACGTTGAGCGTCCATCCTACACCAATCTCAACAGATTGATCGGTCAGATTGTTTCCTCCATCACTGCATCCCTACGATTTGATGGTGCGTTGAATGTTGACCTCACAGAGTTCCAGACCAATTTAGTCCCATTCCCCCGCATTCATTTCCCCCTGGTCACCTACGCGCCCATCATTTCCGCTGAGAAGGCTTACCATGAGCAGCTGACCGTCTCTGAGATCACCACTGCCTGTTTCGAGCCATCCAATCAGATGGTCAAGTGTGACCCTCGCCATGGCATGTACATGGCCTGCTGTATGTTGTACCGTGGAGATGTGGTGCCCAAAGATGTGAATGCTGCCATTCAAAATATCAAGACCAAACGTTCCATCCAGTTTGTGGAATGGTGCCCCACCGGTTTCAAG GTTGGGATCAACTATCAGCCCCCAACTGCTGTACCTGGAGGTGATCTAGCTAAAGTCCAGAGGGCTGTGTGCATGCTGAGCAACACCACTGCCATTGCTGAAGCCTGGGCCCGTTTGGACCACAAGTTTGACCTCATGTATGCCAAACGTGCCTTTGTGCACTGGTATGTAGGCGAGGGCATGGAGGAGGGAGAGTTCTCCGAGGCCAGAGAAGACCTGGCTTGTCTGGAGAAGGATTATGAAGAGCTGGGCAGAACAAGCACAGAATCTGATGATGATGAAGCAGGCGAGGAATATTAA